TAAGAGAGAcacagagagaaagagagagagaccGTACAGATAGATGCAAGGAGGGTGGGAAGCACATGGCTTTTGCAACGAATGTCTTACAGTAAAAGCCCACGTCGCAGTGTTTGGATTCTTGGGTTGTGTGGAGACACCATCATCATCATGCATGCCCAAATGAAACTCCTattctatttatttctttataattgcATCTTAATAATGAATTAATGACTTGTGTCCAATGTGTCCTTTGCCCTTCTTTATTATATGTGTCCTTCTATTTTATGCCATTCTTGACAGGTAGGTCATCATGCCCTCCCACTTAAATTACTTATATTCTCCTTCCCCAATTCCCAtagcagaaaaagagaaagaaaaaaaacacacataacaACAAAACACCCAAAAAACTGCACTTTGTTTGATCTCTCTGCTGCTTCCTTATTTAATGTGGACTTTTTAGTATTTCAATACCCTTTTGTTTAAACAACAATTTGTTGTAGCCATTTTGCATGATCAGTGATCAGATTCATTACAATATGATCTCTAAGAGCATCTGTGTCACACATTTAATTATGCAGAAAGGATGGGCAATATGAggctaaaatattaataataatgtgtGTGGGCTAATTAAGTTTGGTATTGCTGCCATGCCACTCTTTAAAAACTATACCTTTAGAGTTACTTCTTCGAAAACTTGTAATAAGAGTCACTGTAAAAGTAAACTTTTGacaacaacattttcaaaagtTGCATTATTCAAAAAGCATGCAGTTGAATGTTCAGAGCAAGTCCATTGATCAGGATCACATCGGACATATAAACCaaaaaagttcaaaatgaaCATGCAAAAATACTACAAGATGACAACCATCgaatattttttccaaaagagagaacaacaagaagaaatttatttcaacaagccattcattcatgcatacataaatCACTTTATTATAAAGTTGTACTATTTCTCTGTAAAAGTTGTTAgagttgaaaaacaaaacaaccagATAAAtcaagatatattttaaaaaggtatattagttactttttattattttttgtctgTCGAATATTACTTACGAggatttaaaatgttaataattaGGGTAACCCGACCAGAAGGTCATTAGGGCTAAAAAGGAGCTTTTAGGGACATAACAAAAAGGGTGAGTCCCTTTGCAGTCATTTTCTCCTCGGAACATGGCCCAAAACTGTTCGCTGGCAGTACCCTTCTCTTTGTTCACCcccatattaaaataaacactAATTAATAGACATTGCAAAAAAAGTTGTTGAAAAAGAGCAGAAAGTTATCACATTTCTcgttttttcaaaaattaagaataatcaAGGTTTTAAATACCCAACTAAATAATTACGTCACCCTTACAAGAGGAATTGTGTTTACATGATCAgcctttaaaatttaattataccaAAAGCTACCCCATCTTCTCTGAGATTGAtcattaattaaacaatttggAATTTCAacttaatgataattttttgtttaatcaCACAGTCATCGTCATTAGAGTTTaagaaaattatcaaattatacaGGCACACAAACTCTTGTTATAGAATAATGCTGAAAGACATGTatggaaatataaaatataaaaaaaaattatttatttattcaactGACAGAGAGACCACCATCTCtcgttctctctctctctctctctctctctttctttctattttctctcATAGCTTCTGCAAACAGTTCTATCCCACAAGCGTCCAAACAAAGAGAATTAATGGAAAGTGAGATTTGCAAGAAAGAATTATTTAGTTCTCTTTGTTGTTCTTGCTGCGGCTACTGAGGATTATTTGCATAGTTCATGGCTGTCTTGTTACTGTTAACTCTCTTCCTTATTGATCATGATATCGATGATGGCAGACCACTATGCAACTCCTGTTCCTCACCCTTTTGCACAATATAAACCCGAGATTCCACAccccttctcttctttttcttcttccgcTTCTTCTTCTAATGGGTTGTGCTGAGATCAGACACGTGTCCAGCTTCGACATCATCGGATTTGGTTTCTTGGTCTGTAGGGTGAGTTCAATATGACCATGGTTCCTTCTCAAAACGGGAAACATCAGAACATTAACAGGAGTGGTGATTATGTTATTTACGGTAGCACGACAACGAGTAGTGCTATGAACCAGATCATTGAAGTTGAAGGAGGCTACAATTGCTTACTAGGATCTGATTTTGTGGTGAGGAGGCACATCATGGCTGAGGCGGAAGAATCGTCCAGACACAACAACAACGAGGAAGCTGAACCTGGTGGCTGTGGTTCGACCTCAAAGGATGAAGAAGTAGAAGGAGCAAACAcaaacaccaacaccaacaacaataataacaataactgGCTTCAATTAGGCATAGGTTTGACGAGCACAAAGGAAGAACTTGATCGAACCGTTCCAACAACAATCGCCTCAGGGCCTGTGGAGTTAGACTTGCTGCCCTCACGGCGGAGGTTCGATCAGCCGGCGGCGTTTTTTCCGGTGGTGACTTCCGGGAGAGGAGGAGGGTCTAGTTTTGGTGGTTCTTCTTCTTTGGTTTTCGAGCATCAAACGACGTCGCCTTCTTCCATGTCCATGTCCATGTCCATGGCTAGTGGTCCAATTACCTCAACCTTTGGTCATCAAGAGATGATGAACTGGGCATTTGGTCCACTGCTTCCTCCTTCGATGTCTATTATGCCCTCTTCGTCCTCTTTCACTCCTCTTCCACCTCcgccttcttcttcttcttcttcctcatcacAAACCTGTCACTCCTCTTTCAGGCCTCCCTTAGGATCCTACTTTCCCACACCCTTTCATcactttccttcttcttcttcttctggatTTAATCAATACGACGTGGCCGGGGCAGGACCAAGCTCCGATGTCACTGTTCGAGTTGTTGATCCTCCCAGAAGACCTCATTCTGGAATATGGTTCATGTTACAAGCCTCTCAGAATCAGTAAGCCAATTAAAATGCAGATTAATACTTGTTTCCAGtactctattttttattttctttttatccacTATATAATACATGTGTGTGTGCATGCATCTAGCTATATCTAGCTATATGCATCTAGCTAGCGAGGCTAGTGCAATTTAATTGGGTTTTTGTGATGAAACtcactttgttttaatttgCACAATGCAGAGCGAAAGAACCATTCTTGCCACAAATACCTAAGAACTACCTTAGAATTAAGTAAGCgggtttctttctttctttctttttttgtttgtttcttctctctttcttgagCAGCTTGGGGCTTTTCTTGTCAGTGTGCAATCAATGTCGTTTTGATCATGATTTGATCGTATTTGGAGCTGCAAACTCAtcatttctttttgactttgtGAACTTTCAGAGACGGAAGGATGACAGTTCGGTTGCTATTGAAGTATCTGGTTAGCAAACTCAGACTGGAAAGCGAATCAGAGGTACTTTCGACTTTCAACCATCTCTTTagctttttatataaatatataaattaataattaatctaCCTGCTCATATATATGTGCGAAGTAGCAAAAGCTAGGGATTTTCCATCGTTGCTCTCTTACTCATGCACCTTGCTAATCCCATTTATCTGTTGCTCCTTTATTAGGCATGTAATTAGCGAGATGAAAATGAACATAGCGGATTACATAGGAGTGTCCGAAAAGGAAATAGAACTACGTTTTCATCAAAAGTACCAAAGTACATTAAAATAGAAACCTAGTGGGGTTAGAAAGATGAAAGATACAGCAGAACTAAAGCAGGTTTATCTAGTGATGGACCAAATATATGTTTCTTCccttaaaatcattaaaaaaagtatGCAGGTGAGAAGTATATTTCTCGAAACTGGTCTTGCATTTCCGTTTTCATTACATTTCATACTCATTCTGTGTCATGGTGTAACATGACTTCATTAGAATCATGGTGTTTTTTGTCCATCCCACCAACACAACATAACTACATATATATGGAGCTTCCACATAGGATCCCAAGAACCTTCTATTTTTGTGTCGTGTTTGGTGGTGGGAATTGGGGTATTATTAGTTAGGTGTACCGCAACTGTTCAAAAGGAGAACCTTAATTAAAGATATATCATAATTACTAATTAATCACTTCACGgcaaaaaaataacatatattttctttctaacCAAAAGTCAGTTTCATTGAAGCAATTGGTTTCACTGTTGCAGATTAGAATACTCTACATACCCAGTATCATCGTAATAATCACCCACGAGTATATGCTCGAGTAGTTCATGATTTCAGACTTATCACTGATTTGCATGAAAGTAACTTTAAATATGGTCTACACAACATATGTGTAGgaacttgtttaaaaaaattgaaatctttTGAAGAACTAAACCAGATTAAGATTTAAACTAAACATTAGTAGAATGTTCATCGTGTAGATAAGAGATAGTTGATCACTGAAATGTTGGCCATGCACACCGTAAACTAATGGGTAGATTAGAAGAAAACCCTTGGTAACCTAGGATTTAATTTACAAGAAAAAggtcatatttatatatactaaGCAGGATTAAGAATAACCAGTCTGCATCATCTGTCACAGCACAAAGATTGTAGAGTAGAAATAggtttacatatatatatatatatatatatatatatatatatactgtatgtatatatgtatgtataacCCTAGTATTAATAATGCAAGTAtgttgttgagattgtgcatGTTAAGTTTGTGTGGAAACTGAATGATAGAGTGTACAGAACTAGTATTGAAATTTAGGTGTACTTTGAGATACTTATGATCTACGCTCATTATGAAACATGTGCACGAGGCTATATATGCATTGAGTGATATTATTAGAATGTGCGCATTATAGTGTGTCGACCCAGAACTTTATAATACTTCATGCACACTTCATCATCGAACACCACTACTACTTGTTGCctaataattactaaaaaaagGTTTGAATCCTTAGAGAAAACGAAGCAACGCATAAATCTATATCATAATATTCATGCATGCCCTTGAAATTACTAGATCTGATGACCTAGGAGAAAAATTCAGATCTATATATATGTACAATGATTAGGTGCTCACCCCACTCGTTTATCATTTGCACTAAGTCGATCATACCATACTCAGTTTTAGCATGATGGAAACATTTATAAACAAGGTgaattttttaactctgaatGATTACGAAAATTAGTAAAGGAGCTTCCATTGCTTTtactctttttaattatttttgacatattttttgagattgattttttttttctttatgtcgTTGTACGTCTGAGGTTATCACAACGTACTTTGACATCAGTATTGTTGCTTCGGCAACGAGAAACATATTCAAGAACTTTTATTTCAGTGACTTTAATAGTTAAATCTTTGctcttttttaaatgttaacCTTTCTTTTTCCTATCATGGAGATTTAAGCCATTTTAGGTATTAAATCCTCTCTTATTCTTGCTACCCACAAGAATTTTCAGGAAGTGTTTTCAATATCAATGTTTATCGCATTTGATCTTTGCTATGTTATGGAATTGACTGATTTTTGGGGTcaaaaacgtttttttttttccttaaaattcAATCGAAGAACCTAATTTTTTGGTAAAGATAAGCTTTTCTAAACATGGTTTTATAAAGAACTTGTAACTAAAAATTGATGATTTATTTACTTCTAAAatataggattttttttttcaaataaaacaatcTGTATGTAATATCTgctttgatatttatttttccacaaaagccaaatttttataagaattatttCGTTTGAGTTTGATATTAGAATGTACATGGAATGGGTTTAGGTAGAAGgaaatataagtttttaaaaataatgagtgGATTAAGAGTAATATATGTATGATAAatatgtgatatatatatatatatatatatatatatatatatatatatatatatatatatatatatatatatatatatatatatatatatatatgcatatgtATCAATGGTCATATATTATGTTTAGGTTTTGTTTATCTTGAATACCAGTTTTGTCTGTGTTGGCAACAACAGAAGCATTATCCACTAAACAACAAAAACCAAGGAACATGTTTACGAATAGAATAATGGTCTTAGACCTTTCATGCCAAACTGACACGAAGAAACAGAAGCATCAGTGTCAAATGTATCGAACATGCATTACAACTTTCATTCAGAAACccatttgtttaatttaattttgtagtcCAGCACGCAAATTTTCGTATACGTTCATGGTATGCATTACCAGATTTCTCTAAAAAAATAAGTCATGCGAGATTGCAGAATACATAAAATCGACATTCCATTGTTCGTCAGATTTTCATGCAAGTTGCTTTTTCGGTCAACCCCCTcgtattcttttttttatattatactatatatatatatatatatatatatatatatatatatatattaaatgagaATATATTATCGTGAAGGAATGAACTTTGACTATGATTATATTAAGTAATATtgaaataaagtaatttaaatatatggttaggattttgtttttcttattaaaaaaaagtataagtaGATGCACAGGGAGGTGTCATTGAGTTGTATGTGGgatttgtttattataaaacaCTGTATTTGAAGACAACTACTTCaatgaataaatttatgtttgCTTGTTATAAAGAGGATAGCTATTTGTCTGAATATTGCTCATATATTGGCACATGTTTCACATATATTTACTTTAGTGCCGACTTACCTTTTCTGAAAAACTATTTTCGGCTGAAAAAATCTACGATCTATCAAAATTTAGTTTCTGATATAAGAAGATTATTCTGGGAATGAGTTGCGTGAACTGAAAGTTTAAACGTGCTGGTTATTGATTATCATtagattaatatataataagtttGTCATAGTTTAATTAGAATGTGTGACGCACTCAACATAACTTCTCTGGCTGCTGGTTTCCAATTTGatgttgtttgtttgtttgttacGAGAAGTCAACCTAAGACTCCTCCGTTGTATACCAGacatcataaaattatatataagaatatGCTAGCTGGTTTGCATGTAGTTCCCATGCCGCCCGgaacatatatataattcacaCATGATTTTGGTTTCGAACTATAAAGACCTAATCATTAGGTTTATAATGAGTGTGTTACATCCAATAACTTAAGCTAAgggagatatatatatatatatatatatatatatatatatatatatatatatatatatatatgtatatgtatataccTTAATCTCTTTCTTCTGTGTATATATAAACAGTTTATTTATCAGTTTCTGATCGTAAATTCTGGAAAAGTTTCAGATAGTTTGTAAAGATTTtaagtatatattattattagcatTAGCATACATCCAGATTAGCTGTATTATTTGTGAGTTAATTTTCTCCTCTAAGTTATTTAATGTAAGAAATAGGGagaagcatatatatatatatatatatatatatatatatatatatatatatatatatatatatatatatatatatatataggttaatagaaaagaagaaggtGGTTTGTTTTATATAGGGCATAATATGAACAtggatatgtatatataatagataGTCAAGGGAATAATGAGTGGAAGAAAGCAAAAAGATGTGTTTCATTGTGGAAGGggttttattaattgtttttccctttttcttgttgcttttgtaatttataaagAGTGCATTGACTTTAAGATGTAAAAACACATAATCTTAAAGTTGGATATATCTTTATCTTGGCCTACTTAGTTGACAGCACTACTCATACAAAAAGGTTACCAGATATTTGTTCTTAATTTAACTCAAACATCATATCCTAGGGCTTCCAAAATCACACGTGGACCCTGTCATTCTCACCACTCAATACCTATCTGCATGCCTTCgattttctctctcctctttcGTCACGCTTTCGCTTCAAATGTAGGCCCTTCTTCCCATTgccattttctctctctctctctctctctctctctctccttttctACGGAATATTTGGCTCAAAAGCTCCATCAAACTGTCAAGTGCTGCACTCTCATGGAATGGAACCAAAAGAAAGAATCGCATTATGTGTACGCAGCATCTTCCACCAACCACAGTATAAACACTCTAATAAATCTCCCCAATTCACCATCAAAACTCACTTAAAAACACCAAAACTTGCTGACTGATTTCCGTGCACCATTAAAAAAGAAACAGTTGGAAGTATATATAAAGAACCACGCCACTTTAATCACTTCTTTATTAATATACTTTGTCGAGTTCAAACCTGTCGTACGATATTAAATAaagcatatatatttatatatatggaGTTAGTTTTTATATATGACAGACGAAACAAGTTAGCCACAGTCGATGATGAAAAACCAAAAGGGCAGTGGTAACGTTGACGGTGGCATGCATTAGGGTTTGGGTGTTGCAACGTGATGGAGACGTGCATGACGAGGATGaaaaatttagtaatataaaggCGTGATTAGGTCTCTTGAAGGgaggaaaaaagaagaagagaataaaaagatagaatAGTTTAGATTGTGGGTATGCCTATTGTTCGGCGTGGTTGATGGATCGAGCGTTGcatgatataataataataataataatattgtacgTTATGGTGTTAATGTTAgtttaatagaataaaaagaGGTGATCAGTGAGATGTTAATATGAAATATAGAATagaatggaaaagaaaagaCTGAAGTCTAAGAGATGATGATTATGGCTTGGGAGGAAAGTCTGAATGGGCCCCCATAATGATTAAAGATAGGGCAGTTTTTGAGAAGGTGGGTTGGGTGGGCATTTCCACGATTGCCCGCTGACCCAAATATGCGTGCATGCTTAAGGATTTAGGAATCTCTTGCCTTAAAGAAATTTGCTTTTCTCaaacattaaaatcaaataCCAAAGTGGAGACCTGTGTGGAACAATCTTATGCGTAAAGTAGAAGTTACAAAGATCTTATGCCTTCCTAAGTAGGCCCTAGACGTAAGCCACTGACAAAGCATGACTTCATTCTGATTTCATATATTCATCCTCAACCACTGTTTTCATTTTTACCAAACTCTATCACCATTTTCAACATCATTTCTCTTCACTACTATTACTCCAATGGATTACAAACTCCACATTAATGCTTCATTTTTTACAATTACGAGTCTAAGTTCTAGTAGAAATAAGATAGGTagaaatcagaaaataaaacatcatatatatatatatatatatatatatatatatatatatatatatatatatatatatatatatatatgatttaaacaGTGGAGTCTTTACTTGAAAGCAAGCTAAAGCGAGGCGTCGCGTAAAGGGAGATATAAATATCGGGATGAGGgattatatatgaaaaagtaaACATGATGATGGTTTATAGTATATGAGAATAATGAAgataaaaaaggtaaaagaaaaaaaaagttgggaAAATGGAATAAGAAGGAAAATGaagattattataaaaagtataatttgttataataaCGCACTGGATGAAAAGTTGTGATGATGATATGTATAATGAGTTTAACCATGGGCAATAAGGTCATGCATGTACTGTGTATTTCTTTTTTGCTTGAAAtcatatagatatatatatatatatatatatatatatatatatatatatatatatatatatatatatatatatatatatttgttttgttgtggTGGTGGATATATCACTGTGTGGCCACGTGATGGTGTGTGTGGAAGATGATAATGGAGAATGATAATAAcagtaatattaataaatgtgAGTGTTGCAGATAGAGATAACATGCAGAGGGCAGCAACTTTTACCTTTCTTGACGTTGCAGCATGTGAGGGATAACATATGGAGTCTCAGAGACACCACAACATCTTTGCTTTCAGATTCCTCAACCTCGGATCATGTCATGGTGCTCCATTATGGTAGAACCACTGCTTAAGAACAACTAATTAACTTCCATGCTGTTAATTGTATCCTTGTTAACTTATCTAAACTTCCTcaacctcttctttttttttttagtttttttttcgatttaattttctattctaatgggttttgattattatttattttgatttttcttcccCTTCTATATTTCTTAATTGACATGGAGATTATGGAAAaagtcacatatatatatgTCCCTCCAAAACAGTGTTTATTCCATTAGGGTTTTGGTTGGGGTGGGTAGAATTACCCTAAATTGTATTCCCATGTTGGACGGGGTGGGTGAGGAATTGCCATCAAATGTATTTTCAGGCACAAAACTCAATCTAATTTTATCCACTAACCCTATTCCCCTTTTACTCtctttttattctcatttatatatattttcttctgcttatagacaaaaagagaaaaataaaataacttatattatgattattatggTTCTTGATGAGTGAATTTAATTCTGATTAAGTATGATATTGTAtctaaaatttatcataaaatatttctgTGTCGGCTACAAGTATGTACACcaacatttaaaatttag
This sequence is a window from Vigna angularis cultivar LongXiaoDou No.4 chromosome 2, ASM1680809v1, whole genome shotgun sequence. Protein-coding genes within it:
- the LOC108328516 gene encoding protein LAX PANICLE 2, with protein sequence MTMVPSQNGKHQNINRSGDYVIYGSTTTSSAMNQIIEVEGGYNCLLGSDFVVRRHIMAEAEESSRHNNNEEAEPGGCGSTSKDEEVEGANTNTNTNNNNNNNWLQLGIGLTSTKEELDRTVPTTIASGPVELDLLPSRRRFDQPAAFFPVVTSGRGGGSSFGGSSSLVFEHQTTSPSSMSMSMSMASGPITSTFGHQEMMNWAFGPLLPPSMSIMPSSSSFTPLPPPPSSSSSSSSQTCHSSFRPPLGSYFPTPFHHFPSSSSSGFNQYDVAGAGPSSDVTVRVVDPPRRPHSGIWFMLQASQNQAKEPFLPQIPKNYLRIKDGRMTVRLLLKYLVSKLRLESESEIEITCRGQQLLPFLTLQHVRDNIWSLRDTTTSLLSDSSTSDHVMVLHYGRTTA